The following proteins are co-located in the Microvirga ossetica genome:
- a CDS encoding substrate-binding domain-containing protein — translation MEDMPRRTLGWWMTNRLTGISSMATRQILADLAESYEQRTGIEVAIRPMGGVEAARLVRAGEPADIIVLASNVMEKLEAEGHIVPGTRVGFARSGIAMAIRLGAPRPNVRDEESVRQAILDARRICYSTGPSGDHLLQLWERWGIAETVSQRALQAPPGVPVGTLVAEGEADLGFQQLSELMHVPGIEILGPLPPEIQSVTVFTAGVSGMSLQPEKAQELLEYLTSPQAEAPKRQYGMEPA, via the coding sequence AAGAACGTTGGGGTGGTGGATGACCAATCGGCTGACGGGCATTTCGTCCATGGCGACGCGGCAAATTCTGGCCGACCTCGCCGAAAGTTATGAGCAACGGACTGGAATTGAGGTTGCTATCAGGCCGATGGGCGGGGTGGAGGCGGCTCGTCTGGTTCGTGCCGGTGAGCCCGCTGACATCATCGTCCTTGCCTCGAACGTCATGGAGAAATTGGAGGCAGAGGGTCATATCGTTCCCGGAACCCGAGTGGGATTTGCGCGCTCGGGGATCGCGATGGCGATCCGTTTGGGCGCACCGAGGCCGAATGTCCGCGATGAAGAATCGGTCAGGCAGGCCATCTTGGACGCGCGCAGAATTTGCTACTCCACCGGACCGAGCGGCGATCATCTCCTGCAACTGTGGGAACGCTGGGGCATAGCCGAGACGGTTTCACAACGAGCCCTTCAGGCTCCTCCTGGCGTACCGGTCGGCACGCTTGTGGCCGAGGGAGAAGCAGATCTGGGCTTCCAGCAGCTCAGCGAACTGATGCATGTGCCCGGCATAGAGATCCTCGGTCCCTTGCCACCGGAGATTCAATCCGTGACCGTCTTCACGGCCGGTGTCTCCGGCATGTCCTTGCAGCCTGAGAAGGCGCAGGAGCTGCTGGAATATCTGACCTCGCCTCAGGCGGAGGCGCCGAAACGCCAGTACGGCATGGAGCCGGCGTAA
- a CDS encoding lysozyme inhibitor LprI family protein, with protein MRNASHFVALSFLILGCSWQPVSAASFDCSKAEAADEKAICADHQLNDADVEMSVLYVQLKPFLGMGARGDMEDQQVAWLKRRAACGADHSCLSKAYADRLLQLRGGFDALAKRGPF; from the coding sequence ATGAGAAATGCTTCACACTTCGTTGCCCTCTCCTTCCTGATCCTAGGCTGCTCATGGCAGCCCGTGTCGGCTGCCAGCTTCGACTGCTCCAAAGCCGAGGCGGCCGATGAAAAGGCGATCTGTGCCGATCACCAACTGAATGACGCCGACGTCGAGATGTCGGTTCTCTATGTCCAGCTGAAACCTTTCCTCGGAATGGGCGCTCGCGGCGACATGGAGGATCAGCAGGTCGCATGGCTCAAGCGTCGCGCGGCCTGCGGAGCGGATCATTCCTGCCTGAGCAAGGCCTATGCGGATCGCCTGCTGCAGTTGAGAGGCGGCTTCGACGCGCTCGCCAAGCGCGGGCCTTTCTGA
- a CDS encoding IS3 family transposase (programmed frameshift) → MPKTRFKREFQDEAVRLVLTSGRSQRAIADDLGVNRSTLARWMAEHQDMRPSSAPPPNEDVMDELKRLRRENEVLRQERDILKKATGFFRQGGKSMRFTFIDAAKAEFPIQRLCQVLEVSQSGYFAWRSRPACQRQRDDLVLLAHVRSAFRESNGTYGSPRMTRELQDQGLPIGRRRTARLMRENGLKARQKRRFKRTTDSHHAFPIAPNLLEQDFSAERPNQKWNADISYVWTSEGWLYLAVVLDLFARRVVGWAVSDRLHKELALEALRKALAIRRPGEGLTHHADRGSQYCSIEYQAELRKHGIRISMSGTGNCFDNAVVETFFKTLKSELVWRTVFQTRAEARKAIGRYIDGFYNPVRRHSTLDYVSPAQFERLAG, encoded by the exons ATGCCGAAGACCCGTTTTAAGAGAGAGTTTCAGGATGAGGCCGTCCGCCTCGTTTTGACGAGTGGGCGCTCGCAACGCGCGATCGCCGACGATCTTGGGGTGAACCGTTCGACGCTCGCGCGCTGGATGGCGGAGCACCAGGATATGCGGCCTTCGTCGGCCCCGCCGCCCAATGAGGATGTCATGGACGAGCTCAAGCGCCTCCGTCGCGAGAACGAGGTGCTGCGGCAAGAGCGCGACATCCTCAAGAAGGCCACCG GCTTTTTTCGTCAAGGAGGGAAGTCGATGAGGTTCACGTTCATCGATGCGGCGAAAGCGGAATTCCCCATCCAGCGCCTGTGCCAGGTTCTTGAGGTGAGCCAGAGCGGCTACTTTGCCTGGCGAAGTCGTCCGGCCTGCCAGCGTCAGCGCGACGATCTGGTGCTGCTCGCCCATGTCCGATCCGCCTTTCGAGAATCGAATGGCACCTATGGCAGCCCACGGATGACGCGCGAACTCCAGGATCAGGGCCTGCCGATCGGGCGCCGTCGGACGGCCCGACTGATGCGCGAGAATGGGCTCAAGGCCCGGCAGAAACGTCGCTTCAAGCGCACCACCGACAGCCACCACGCCTTTCCTATTGCTCCCAACCTGCTCGAGCAGGACTTCTCGGCCGAGCGCCCGAACCAGAAATGGAACGCGGATATCTCGTACGTGTGGACGAGCGAGGGCTGGCTCTACCTGGCCGTGGTCCTGGATCTCTTCGCGCGCCGGGTGGTTGGCTGGGCGGTGAGCGACCGGCTGCACAAGGAACTGGCGCTCGAGGCGCTGCGCAAGGCTCTGGCGATCCGAAGACCCGGTGAGGGGCTGACCCATCACGCGGACCGCGGCAGTCAATATTGTTCGATCGAGTATCAGGCCGAGTTGCGGAAGCACGGCATCCGGATCTCAATGTCCGGGACAGGCAATTGTTTCGACAATGCCGTGGTCGAGACTTTCTTCAAGACCTTGAAGTCCGAGCTGGTCTGGCGCACCGTCTTCCAGACGAGAGCCGAGGCCAGGAAGGCGATCGGTCGTTACATCGATGGCTTCTACAATCCCGTCCGGCGTCATTCGACACTGGACTATGTCAGTCCGGCTCAGTTCGAAAGGCTGGCCGGATAG
- a CDS encoding transposase, with amino-acid sequence MRLFPPLRATWALKGTQATVPITGRNAKRVLFGAIDLRSARRVVLIRHRAGQADAQAFLRALRRRYRGAGWLWLLSDRASAHTAPQTQALADWSCFEKMESF; translated from the coding sequence TTGCGGCTGTTTCCGCCGCTGCGGGCGACCTGGGCGCTCAAGGGCACTCAGGCCACCGTGCCGATCACCGGCCGCAACGCGAAGCGGGTGCTGTTTGGGGCGATCGACCTGCGAAGCGCGCGCCGGGTGGTGCTGATCCGCCACCGCGCCGGTCAGGCCGATGCCCAGGCGTTCCTGCGCGCATTGCGGCGCCGCTACCGCGGCGCCGGCTGGCTCTGGCTGCTGAGCGACCGGGCCAGCGCCCACACCGCCCCGCAGACCCAGGCGCTGGCAGACTGGTCTTGCTTCGAAAAAATGGAGAGCTTCTGA
- a CDS encoding winged helix-turn-helix domain-containing protein: protein MPLLAHDLATKGLAVSPRTLRRRLHEAGYRWKRPRYVYVERAPHLAQKKGASPGV from the coding sequence GTGCCGCTGCTGGCGCACGACCTGGCCACGAAGGGCCTCGCGGTCAGCCCCCGGACCCTGCGGCGCCGGCTGCACGAGGCAGGCTATCGCTGGAAGCGCCCGCGCTACGTCTATGTCGAGCGCGCGCCTCATCTGGCGCAGAAAAAAGGGGCATCACCCGGCGTCTGA
- a CDS encoding helix-turn-helix domain-containing protein, with product MQRHDHSPETWLDEADRKRLAAALAGAREARVYRRLEALLLVAEGHSMAEAARRCRVNRSSVHRWLAQYRAEQ from the coding sequence ATGCAACGACATGATCACTCTCCCGAGACGTGGCTCGACGAGGCGGATCGCAAGCGGCTGGCCGCCGCGCTTGCTGGCGCCCGTGAGGCCCGTGTGTATCGCCGCCTCGAAGCGCTGCTGCTGGTGGCCGAGGGGCATTCTATGGCGGAGGCGGCCCGCCGCTGCCGCGTCAACCGCTCCAGCGTGCACCGCTGGCTGGCCCAGTACAGGGCCGAGCAATGA
- a CDS encoding IS4 family transposase: MTKTSLPTHPLGEAANVISWVDQELAGCRFRDNRLGQRLRKLLTHMAGAIGGSLPLACQDWANTKAAYRFLSNPKVSDHEILQGHFQATRTRFAAFGGPILVIQDTTELSYERAQPERIGATRRVNSGRDKEGRSRMHTVCGLLMHSCLAVTADGLPLGLSAIKFWTRPQFKGARTLKRKINPTRVPIDQKESIRWLECMRQSVALFGAPERCIHIGDRENDIDEFFCTAQALSTHFLVRTCVDRLAGDGQHTIADEMAEVKVKGRHQVEVRSPKGDVSLATVELKYRRIHILPPIGKQKRYPALSLTVIHAQERHPPKDRARIDWKLITDLPVRSRADAIQMLDWYAMRWKVELFHKILKSGCRAEETKLRTAERLVNLLSIYCILSWRIFWMTMLNRVVPDVPPRLALTDLEMDLLDELVRDKGQVLLRSKTLAYYLTKIARMGGYLARGHDPPPGNTVMWRGLSRLMDIELGARIGRKSMGN; encoded by the coding sequence ATGACAAAGACGTCTCTTCCGACGCATCCTCTGGGAGAGGCAGCCAATGTTATTTCCTGGGTCGATCAGGAACTCGCTGGGTGCCGCTTTCGGGACAATCGTCTCGGCCAGCGCCTGCGCAAGCTCCTGACCCACATGGCCGGTGCCATTGGCGGCAGCCTTCCGCTGGCCTGCCAGGATTGGGCTAACACCAAAGCGGCCTACCGCTTCCTGTCCAATCCCAAAGTTTCCGACCATGAGATCCTTCAGGGCCATTTCCAAGCCACCCGAACCCGCTTTGCCGCCTTCGGTGGCCCTATCTTGGTCATTCAGGACACAACCGAACTGTCCTACGAAAGAGCACAGCCTGAACGGATTGGTGCGACCCGCCGGGTCAACAGCGGCCGGGACAAGGAAGGTCGCTCCAGGATGCACACGGTCTGCGGGCTGCTCATGCACTCTTGCCTGGCTGTGACCGCGGATGGGCTGCCGCTGGGGCTTTCGGCGATCAAGTTTTGGACGAGGCCTCAGTTCAAGGGCGCCCGGACGCTCAAACGCAAGATCAACCCGACCCGGGTGCCCATCGATCAGAAGGAGAGTATCCGCTGGCTGGAGTGCATGAGGCAGTCCGTGGCGCTGTTCGGTGCTCCTGAGCGCTGCATCCATATCGGCGACCGGGAGAACGACATCGACGAGTTCTTCTGCACGGCTCAGGCTCTGAGCACGCACTTCCTGGTCCGAACCTGCGTGGATCGGTTGGCGGGCGATGGCCAGCACACCATCGCGGACGAGATGGCAGAGGTGAAGGTCAAAGGACGGCATCAGGTCGAAGTTCGCAGCCCGAAAGGCGATGTGAGCCTTGCCACCGTAGAGCTCAAATACCGCCGGATCCACATCCTGCCTCCGATCGGCAAGCAGAAGCGCTATCCAGCCCTGAGCCTGACGGTGATCCACGCACAGGAGCGTCATCCACCCAAAGACCGGGCGCGGATCGACTGGAAGCTGATCACGGATCTGCCGGTACGATCCCGCGCGGACGCGATCCAGATGCTCGACTGGTACGCCATGCGCTGGAAGGTCGAGCTGTTCCACAAGATCCTCAAGTCCGGGTGCCGAGCGGAGGAGACCAAGCTGAGAACGGCCGAGCGCCTGGTGAACCTGCTCAGCATCTACTGCATCCTGAGCTGGCGGATCTTCTGGATGACGATGCTCAATCGTGTTGTTCCGGACGTGCCGCCGCGGCTGGCCTTGACGGACTTGGAAATGGACCTGCTCGACGAGCTGGTGCGAGACAAGGGCCAGGTGCTGCTGCGGAGCAAGACGCTCGCCTACTATTTAACTAAGATCGCCCGCATGGGCGGCTACCTTGCCCGTGGCCATGATCCTCCGCCAGGAAACACCGTCATGTGGAGAGGACTATCCCGCCTGATGGATATCGAACTCGGCGCTAGGATTGGGCGCAAATCTATGGGTAATTGA
- a CDS encoding VOC family protein, whose product MIKINIASVLVDDQAKAEAFYVDVLGFVKKHDVPAGGARWLTVANADGSGVELLLEPMRYDFAKTYQKALFDKGIPITSLGCDDIRAEYERLKARGVAFRSEPSTPSAGMPSMALFEDGCGNLLLLVESQAD is encoded by the coding sequence ATGATCAAGATCAACATCGCGAGCGTCCTCGTCGACGATCAGGCCAAGGCGGAGGCGTTCTACGTCGATGTCCTCGGTTTCGTCAAAAAGCACGATGTTCCGGCCGGCGGCGCACGCTGGCTGACCGTTGCCAATGCGGATGGCTCAGGGGTCGAACTTCTGCTGGAGCCGATGAGATACGACTTCGCGAAGACTTATCAGAAAGCCCTGTTCGACAAGGGTATCCCCATCACATCCCTGGGATGCGACGACATCCGCGCCGAGTACGAGCGTCTGAAGGCGCGTGGAGTCGCCTTCCGCTCCGAGCCGAGCACGCCGTCGGCCGGAATGCCGTCGATGGCCCTGTTCGAGGATGGATGCGGCAACCTGCTTCTCCTCGTCGAGAGCCAAGCCGATTGA
- a CDS encoding SRPBCC family protein, which translates to MNADAKPAIVVVRRFDASPERVFDAWLDPQIARHWLFSTPDGEMVRAETDARVGGRFTFTERRDGEDVEHVGEYLVVDRPSRLVFTFGVPKYSTEYDRVTVEIRRLDKGCELTLTDEMSPEIYREWGERTRSGWTMLLDGLAALLGDEKRA; encoded by the coding sequence ATGAATGCCGATGCAAAGCCGGCGATTGTCGTCGTCCGCCGTTTCGATGCCTCGCCCGAGCGTGTCTTCGATGCATGGCTCGACCCGCAGATCGCGCGGCATTGGCTGTTCTCGACGCCGGATGGCGAGATGGTGCGCGCGGAAACCGATGCACGGGTCGGCGGCCGCTTCACCTTTACCGAGCGGCGCGACGGCGAGGATGTCGAGCATGTCGGCGAATATCTCGTCGTCGACCGCCCTTCCCGCCTCGTCTTCACCTTCGGGGTGCCGAAATACAGCACTGAATACGACAGGGTAACGGTCGAGATCCGCCGGCTCGACAAGGGATGCGAATTGACGCTCACGGACGAGATGTCGCCCGAGATCTATCGGGAATGGGGCGAGCGGACTCGCAGCGGCTGGACGATGCTGCTCGATGGCCTTGCCGCCCTTCTCGGCGATGAGAAACGCGCCTGA
- a CDS encoding ArsR/SmtB family transcription factor, which produces MVERTSAHLDAVFHALSDATRRAMLSQLSSGPRSVGELAAPFSMTFAGASKHVKVLESAGLVRREVQGRTHVCRLDAARLSEADAWLRHYERFWTTKLDRLEELLIADADRQKSGKGSAQ; this is translated from the coding sequence ATGGTTGAACGAACTTCTGCTCATCTCGACGCCGTGTTCCATGCCCTTTCGGACGCGACCCGCCGGGCGATGCTGAGCCAGCTCTCTTCGGGCCCCCGCAGCGTCGGCGAACTTGCGGCGCCGTTCTCCATGACGTTTGCAGGCGCGTCGAAGCACGTGAAGGTTCTCGAATCCGCCGGCCTCGTCCGCCGCGAGGTGCAGGGTCGGACACATGTCTGCCGGCTCGACGCAGCCCGGCTGTCCGAGGCGGATGCATGGCTTCGCCACTACGAGCGTTTCTGGACGACGAAGCTCGACAGGCTGGAAGAGCTGCTGATCGCAGATGCCGACCGGCAGAAATCCGGGAAAGGTTCCGCCCAATGA
- a CDS encoding ABC transporter ATP-binding protein: MDDSVLAAIDIDHLQVSYGSQQVLHGISLSVASGEFIAILGSSGCGKTTLLRTIAGFQKASGGAIRLYGQDVVNMPPEKRGMAMMFQSYALWPHMTVLGNVGYGLRLRGVPKDEVRSRVAAVLKMLNLSGLEERKVTNLSGGQRQRVALGRALAIEPKILLLDEPLSNLDAKVRIQLRSEIKTLQSRLGFTAIHVTHDREEAMTMADRIVVMDGGRIAQVGAPKDVYDRPNSPFVASFMGADNTIGLDVRPSGRGVEVSTDNGSTAFYGGDVPVGSLTAYFRDDVASLDDPNARIDGSIILPGKITQRTYPGGHYRYVVAIGDRHFTVTDDRYHDVDRPVGMRLPLASLHLFPQAQITGGNHA, from the coding sequence GTGGACGATTCTGTCTTGGCCGCGATCGACATTGATCATCTTCAGGTCAGCTATGGCAGCCAGCAAGTGCTGCACGGTATAAGTCTTTCGGTTGCATCCGGTGAGTTTATTGCAATCCTAGGTTCTTCGGGCTGCGGAAAAACCACGCTATTGCGGACGATCGCCGGATTTCAGAAGGCCTCCGGCGGAGCGATCCGGCTCTATGGGCAGGATGTGGTGAACATGCCGCCCGAGAAGCGCGGCATGGCCATGATGTTCCAGTCCTACGCGCTCTGGCCGCATATGACCGTGCTCGGCAATGTCGGCTACGGCCTGCGTCTGCGCGGCGTTCCGAAGGACGAGGTTCGCAGCCGCGTCGCTGCCGTTCTCAAGATGCTGAACCTGTCCGGGCTCGAGGAGCGGAAGGTGACGAACCTCTCCGGCGGTCAGCGCCAGCGCGTCGCGCTCGGTCGTGCTCTCGCCATCGAGCCGAAGATCCTGCTGCTCGACGAACCCTTGTCCAATCTCGACGCCAAGGTGCGTATCCAGCTTCGGTCCGAGATAAAGACCCTGCAGAGCCGCCTCGGATTCACGGCGATCCATGTCACGCACGACCGCGAGGAGGCCATGACCATGGCCGACAGGATCGTGGTGATGGATGGCGGGCGCATCGCGCAGGTCGGCGCGCCGAAGGACGTCTACGACCGTCCCAATTCTCCCTTCGTTGCGAGCTTCATGGGAGCCGACAACACGATCGGTCTCGATGTCAGGCCCTCCGGCAGAGGTGTGGAGGTCAGCACCGACAACGGCAGCACGGCCTTTTATGGCGGCGATGTGCCGGTCGGATCCCTGACGGCCTATTTTCGCGACGATGTCGCATCGCTCGACGATCCGAATGCCCGGATCGACGGGTCCATCATTCTCCCGGGAAAGATCACGCAGAGAACGTATCCGGGAGGACATTACAGGTACGTTGTCGCGATCGGCGACCGTCATTTTACCGTGACGGACGATCGCTACCACGACGTCGATCGCCCGGTGGGCATGCGCCTGCCGCTGGCATCGTTGCACCTGTTCCCTCAAGCCCAAATAACGGGAGGAAACCATGCGTAA
- a CDS encoding extracellular solute-binding protein, with amino-acid sequence MRNCLMTAGLAAFLMTNAASAQTLNVATAGDQNMVDYVKDYLGPMFEKSHPGVKVVAVGTGPGDGGSQKIFEKLDAQKKAGVNSDFDVVVIHQKAAGTMAQDGLIQKYRDALPTGSLVTRDTATNALGTDVTGYVMPMFHSQTAIAYNPDLVKNPPSTYAELRDWAKQNPKQFGYNGIKGGMSGVAFVTGWVSAFGGDAAKLEKGPYDAATKATWDKAMADLKAFNQSVVITPGNAGTLDMLNRGEIAMGPVWVDMFYTWKADGKLPPNMRLKLVSPGMPGQPMYYAIPAKTAQNKLAAEFVALATSPDVQAEGIVKRFNWYPGIDAKNLEGKLDQAAWNQLFADIPPDALAANGKPFPIGPYFNDILETYEKKVAN; translated from the coding sequence ATGCGTAACTGCTTGATGACTGCGGGCCTCGCGGCCTTTCTGATGACCAACGCGGCGAGCGCTCAGACGCTCAACGTCGCGACCGCCGGCGACCAGAACATGGTCGACTACGTCAAGGATTATCTCGGGCCCATGTTCGAGAAAAGCCATCCGGGCGTGAAGGTGGTGGCCGTCGGCACCGGGCCTGGCGACGGCGGGTCGCAGAAGATCTTCGAGAAGCTCGATGCGCAGAAGAAGGCGGGCGTCAATTCCGATTTCGACGTGGTGGTCATTCACCAGAAGGCCGCCGGCACCATGGCGCAGGACGGGCTGATCCAGAAGTACCGCGATGCTCTTCCAACCGGCTCCTTGGTGACGCGCGACACCGCGACAAACGCCCTCGGCACGGATGTGACCGGCTATGTCATGCCGATGTTCCACTCGCAGACGGCGATCGCCTACAACCCGGATCTCGTCAAGAACCCGCCCAGCACCTACGCCGAATTGAGGGATTGGGCCAAGCAGAACCCGAAGCAGTTCGGCTATAACGGCATCAAGGGCGGCATGTCTGGCGTAGCCTTCGTGACGGGCTGGGTATCCGCCTTCGGCGGCGATGCCGCAAAGCTCGAGAAGGGTCCCTACGACGCTGCGACCAAGGCCACCTGGGACAAGGCCATGGCCGACCTGAAGGCGTTCAACCAGAGCGTCGTCATTACGCCCGGCAATGCCGGCACCCTCGACATGCTCAACCGCGGCGAGATCGCCATGGGTCCGGTCTGGGTCGACATGTTCTACACTTGGAAGGCCGACGGCAAGCTTCCGCCGAACATGCGGCTGAAGCTCGTCTCGCCCGGCATGCCCGGCCAGCCGATGTACTACGCCATTCCCGCCAAGACGGCGCAGAACAAGCTGGCCGCCGAGTTCGTCGCGCTTGCGACGAGCCCTGACGTTCAGGCCGAAGGCATCGTGAAACGCTTCAACTGGTATCCGGGCATCGATGCCAAGAACCTCGAGGGCAAGCTCGATCAGGCCGCCTGGAACCAGCTCTTCGCGGATATTCCGCCGGACGCGCTCGCCGCCAACGGCAAGCCGTTCCCGATCGGGCCGTACTTCAACGATATCCTCGAGACCTACGAGAAGAAGGTCGCGAATTAA
- a CDS encoding ABC transporter permease — MARPSFLGLLLITPALIMIGALFLYPLGFSLAAAFTEPGGGLSLMHFQKAYELYSTDILFTLFIVVVSTLLTGLFSIIIAGILTLSETPWLIVALRNLYRWPLFIPFIVAAQCMRTFLAKNGLMNNSFVALGLMEPIQTTSFLDWRGIIITFVWKQVPFVTLMLAGAMASIDRATIEAGRNLGASRVRVLIELVLPQVAQTLLVGLVLSFVTMLSVLSVPMMVAGSQPTMLTVDMAFRINSYGDYATANALGVISYFMAGTVAWIYLRHNVKREVQA; from the coding sequence ATGGCAAGACCCTCGTTCCTCGGCCTTCTGCTGATCACGCCGGCGCTCATCATGATAGGCGCTCTATTTCTTTATCCGCTCGGGTTCTCCCTGGCCGCGGCCTTCACCGAACCGGGCGGCGGTCTTTCACTCATGCATTTCCAAAAGGCGTACGAGCTCTATTCCACGGATATTCTCTTCACGCTCTTCATCGTCGTCGTTTCGACGCTCCTGACTGGCCTGTTCTCGATTATCATTGCCGGCATTCTGACGCTCAGCGAAACGCCATGGCTGATCGTTGCCCTGCGCAATCTCTACCGCTGGCCGCTCTTCATCCCTTTCATCGTCGCGGCCCAATGCATGCGGACTTTTCTCGCCAAGAACGGTCTCATGAACAATTCCTTCGTGGCGCTCGGCCTGATGGAACCGATCCAGACCACGAGCTTCCTCGACTGGCGCGGCATCATCATTACCTTCGTCTGGAAGCAGGTGCCTTTCGTGACGCTGATGCTGGCCGGTGCGATGGCCTCCATCGACCGCGCCACGATCGAAGCCGGGCGCAATCTCGGCGCTTCACGTGTGCGGGTGTTGATCGAGCTCGTCCTGCCTCAGGTGGCGCAGACGCTCCTCGTCGGCCTTGTCCTATCCTTCGTCACGATGCTGTCGGTCCTGTCCGTTCCGATGATGGTCGCCGGCTCGCAGCCCACCATGCTGACCGTCGACATGGCCTTCCGCATCAACTCCTACGGCGACTACGCTACGGCCAATGCCCTCGGCGTCATTTCCTACTTCATGGCCGGAACGGTGGCCTGGATCTATCTCCGCCACAACGTCAAGCGTGAGGTGCAGGCATGA
- a CDS encoding ABC transporter permease, whose translation MRSGRVWTFGSTALKIAGLAVFAFLLFGPLANLVLWSFAERWYTPFKLPVSYGLRYWEVVFRPTGDAMSSLATSVTIACLTVLVALAVSIPSGYALARLRLPWRTALMILFLLPQAFPSVAIYINVARVFYSIGLTGTITGVVLVHAAHGLVYSVWIAAAAFAAVDRDLELAARNIGASPLRTFFTVTLPLAAPGIMASAIFVFLESLDEFTGTFFVGVPQVTTLPLLLYNASMGGNYQIASITALILLVPSVVFMIVIERFLKADVLSKVGQ comes from the coding sequence ATGAGGAGCGGCAGGGTCTGGACCTTCGGCTCCACGGCGCTCAAGATCGCAGGCCTTGCGGTCTTCGCGTTTCTGCTTTTCGGCCCCTTGGCGAATCTCGTTCTGTGGTCTTTTGCCGAGCGCTGGTATACGCCGTTCAAGCTGCCGGTATCCTATGGCCTGCGTTACTGGGAAGTTGTCTTCCGCCCGACCGGGGACGCCATGTCATCGCTTGCGACGAGCGTCACCATCGCCTGCCTGACGGTTCTGGTCGCGCTCGCCGTTTCGATCCCGTCCGGCTATGCCCTGGCCCGCCTCAGGCTGCCGTGGCGAACGGCGCTGATGATCCTGTTCCTGCTGCCGCAGGCGTTTCCTTCGGTTGCGATCTACATCAATGTCGCCAGGGTGTTCTACAGCATTGGCCTGACCGGGACGATCACCGGCGTCGTCCTGGTCCATGCCGCTCACGGCCTCGTCTACTCGGTCTGGATCGCCGCTGCCGCGTTCGCGGCCGTCGACCGCGATCTCGAGCTCGCCGCGCGCAATATCGGCGCGTCGCCGCTGCGGACGTTCTTCACCGTCACCCTGCCGCTTGCCGCGCCCGGCATCATGGCGAGCGCGATCTTCGTCTTCCTGGAATCCCTGGACGAGTTCACCGGAACGTTCTTCGTCGGCGTGCCTCAGGTGACGACCCTGCCGCTCCTGCTCTACAACGCCAGCATGGGCGGCAATTATCAGATCGCCTCGATCACGGCACTCATCCTACTCGTGCCTTCCGTCGTGTTCATGATCGTCATCGAGCGATTTCTGAAAGCCGATGTCCTGAGCAAGGTGGGCCAGTAG
- a CDS encoding endonuclease/exonuclease/phosphatase family protein produces MLRIVTWNIQWGLGIDETQNLSRLIGDARAIADFDVLCLQEVSDNFANLKGNDGSDQFAELGHLLPGYTAIAGVGLDIPDGAGGRRRFGNTILSRLPVLQVLRYTLPWEAAATRNMPRLLLEAVVEAPSGPLRIMTTHLEYSSSELRRAQVEGIREAHRTAHERHLTPRENGPGTYVRFPTTSSAVLTGDFNMRPEDPVKRRISDPFGNGTPRLLDAWEAARGSTPHPPSFCLFEQSNGPPHCCDFMFVTEDIASRVSRVAYDQNTQASDHQPVLLELDM; encoded by the coding sequence ATGCTTAGGATCGTCACCTGGAATATCCAATGGGGCTTAGGGATCGACGAGACCCAGAATCTCAGCCGCCTGATCGGAGACGCGCGTGCCATTGCGGATTTCGATGTGCTCTGCCTTCAGGAGGTCTCGGACAATTTCGCCAACCTGAAGGGCAATGACGGCAGCGATCAGTTCGCGGAGCTGGGACATCTCCTGCCGGGCTATACGGCGATCGCGGGAGTGGGCCTGGATATTCCCGACGGAGCAGGGGGGCGTCGCCGCTTCGGCAACACGATCCTCTCGCGCCTTCCGGTGCTGCAGGTCCTGCGATACACCTTGCCCTGGGAAGCGGCGGCCACGCGGAACATGCCGCGCCTGCTGCTCGAAGCGGTGGTCGAGGCACCCTCGGGCCCGCTGCGCATCATGACAACGCACCTTGAATATTCATCCAGCGAATTGCGCCGCGCCCAGGTTGAGGGCATCCGCGAGGCGCATCGTACAGCCCACGAACGTCATCTGACGCCGCGCGAGAATGGGCCCGGGACCTATGTGCGCTTTCCCACAACGTCTTCGGCGGTGCTGACGGGTGACTTCAACATGCGGCCGGAGGATCCGGTCAAACGCCGGATATCGGATCCGTTCGGGAACGGGACACCCAGGCTCCTCGATGCTTGGGAGGCTGCCCGAGGATCGACCCCCCATCCGCCGTCATTCTGCCTTTTCGAACAGTCGAACGGTCCGCCGCATTGCTGTGACTTCATGTTCGTGACAGAGGATATTGCATCCAGGGTGAGCAGGGTCGCGTACGACCAGAACACCCAGGCGTCCGATCATCAGCCCGTACTGCTCGAACTCGACATGTGA